GCACCTTTGAAGCTGCGGCGCGCCATGGATCTTTTGCCGCCGCTGCGGATGAGTTAAATCTCACGCCCGCAGCAGTCAGTCAGCATATCAAGCTGCTCGAAGAAACGCTCGAGATGAAGTTGTTCAAAAGGCTGCCAAAAGGCGTCGAGTTGACCGACATCGGGCAGGCCTACGCCCAGCCTGTACGTCAATCATTCGTCGACCTGCAGACCGCGACAGATGGGCTGTTCCAAACCAAGAAACAAACGACGCTGCATGTCCGTGCGTCGATCTCGTTCGGTGTGATTGTACTGGCCCCCAGATTGCACGAATTCCGTGCCCTGCACCCCGAGATTAACGTCGTGGTCTCGACCACCGTATGGTCGGACAGGCTGAACGACGCAACGATTGATGTGGATATTCGCTATGGCAATGGCGATTGGCCAGAACGGGATATTTGGCAGCTCAGACGCGGTCAGGCGTCTCTAATCTGCAGCCCTCAGGTTGCCGATGCGCTACAAAGGGATCCGGCCCAACTTAAGGCCGCAGACATTGTTAGTATTGTCGGTTCCGAAAACGACTGGCCGCGTATGTTTGGCGAATTGGGGATGAAAAGTGTGGTGCCTTCGACTTGGC
The Rhodobacteraceae bacterium S2214 genome window above contains:
- a CDS encoding LysR family transcriptional regulator; translated protein: MRRLPHVTWLSTFEAAARHGSFAAAADELNLTPAAVSQHIKLLEETLEMKLFKRLPKGVELTDIGQAYAQPVRQSFVDLQTATDGLFQTKKQTTLHVRASISFGVIVLAPRLHEFRALHPEINVVVSTTVWSDRLNDATIDVDIRYGNGDWPERDIWQLRRGQASLICSPQVADALQRDPAQLKAADIVSIVGSENDWPRMFGELGMKSVVPSTWLSVESSLLALESVTAGRGIAIVDTLFTKNYVNRGDLVFPFEEAVPTSQNFYLVASPDRKIRSAVACFHDWIDSIVR